The sequence CGAAGTTTCAGGAAAATCTTGGTGTACGAGAAAACCGACATGAATACACTTATTGTAGTGAAAACGAACGCTACACTATTGCCAACGTCAGGAGAATAAAACGAGTACAATAATCCCTCCAAAATTCCACTGAACCATAAACAGACAACAGCTATTcgaactcgtcttaaagttacGACAAGCctgtatctcaatcccagtaacagcgcgagaagcctgtccacgctTATTGCAGCGGATGTGTGAAATGAAACTCCACAAAAGGTAAAACTGAAAACACTCACTGTTAAGGAAAGAATATGCTCATTTCCACTTGGGAACTGCGTCAAAGAAGTGGCAAAAAGCGGATGAACAATAACGCCAACACAAACATCAGTAACCGTCAGGCAACGGAGAAAAAGTTTTGTCGGGGGATGAATCGTCGACACTTTGTTCAGCGCAATGAGGATTAGAATATTGCCAAGTGTTGCTGTAATAGCAAAGAAAATGTTCAAACCAAAGATAAAGGCAAAGATTGGCTCTTGATAAATCAACCCGTACTTGTTAAACTTGGACAAATTTCCTTGAATAGTAAAGTTCATGATTTTAGAAGTTTACAAGACGATCTTGTGTCCAGAACACGGCTCGAAAGTTCGGAAGGCCGGTAGTCCTAAAATCAGCTGCTTTCTGCTGTGTCATATTTGCGTCAAACAATTTCAATCGCGCTATACTTAAATGTCCTCAGTTCAGTGTGGCAATGTAACATGAAACACAATTAGCTTTGACAATATTCCTGCCTCTTgggttaaatttttttttttattttcaatgatttttatttAATGCTGTAATGACTCTCTGAAAGTAAAACCTCCAGATGGAAGTTCTATATTTGAGACTTGAGTTTAATTATTAGCAGGTGGAATTTTTTATGTTGTTTTGTACTTATTTCATAAACCCtcaatttaaaaaataacaacaaaaaagacaaataaaggACTTATCACCAAGCCTAAAGAGATTTAGTCAATAACGACTATCGCATTTGAAAGATCAGAACAACTTCAATAAAGGCATTTACgaagaaacatttttcacttaaaGTCATGTCCTGAGGGAAACACTCAGTTCTGTTTTTACGAACTGTTTTCTGCAGGGCTTGAGATAAGTGCTATAGAGAGCACACTTGTTTACAAAAACgcaactttctttctttcaaaacactaCAAATGCaccttaaaataattatgtataGGCTTAATAATagaatttaaaaacaaaaaccaacttTTAGAGCGTCTTCATCAGACGCACGTGATCTAATCAATAAACACTTGACACCCATCTACACCTAATTAATTCAATGGAAAGGACGCGAAGTAATGAGTATATACAGGAACTCATCACATGGAGCTTGCATCTCCcacacaagcccttggagtcaaccctttcccgagtagatttataaatagaacgatttCCTGGGGAGGTTTCGCGCACTGATAGAgtaaagagccaatgaaaatagagaaatgacagcaggcagcaagcagcaagcgcattacaaaagaaaatggactTTTTGcggtgaaatatttcaaaagtcGCTTTTATTTGGCTTAGTTATAACATTAgataacaataattgtaaataataatagtattaatgataacaataacaataataacaatcaaAATAGTTATTATAATAGCATTAGTTGAAAATGAAGAATAATCCTATTGTAGTACGAATTTACCTAACCGAACGTTTATTCTTCGTCTTTAGTCCCTCGTTGGAACATAGCTGGTAGAGGATAGGAGTTCTCTTGAAAGCAGGTGCAGATCGAAGGGCGAAATAGCAATAGCGAGCGCTCAGATGTTTACTGAGAAGggcctctactaactatggtcgGAGCGAATGACCCTTATATCAAACCCAATTTTTGAGTTCTTCACTTGCCACTGACGCGGTACTACAGTTTTAAGAATATCTGAATTCTTATAGCTCGATCGGTCAAGTCGAATGTTAAGGTGAAGCGGAAGAACGTATCGCATAATTCGTTGATATGTTATTCACCTCGGCTAAACGCtaaatcttgtttttttggggggggttCCTAGGTTAAAACATATTGTTATGATCTCCAAACTTTTCCAGAGTGTTTTAACACTCTCAtttaaaagattttaaaaaCACAATATGTTAAAAACACTATAAGAACTCATCGGAAGATATAGTCACCGGTCAAACGCCGGTGAGTGAGATGCATCAGTCTGAGAAGGTCACAATATGGTGGGTAGTTTTGTACAAAATGCAAATGATCTTAAGATGATGA is a genomic window of Acropora muricata isolate sample 2 chromosome 8, ASM3666990v1, whole genome shotgun sequence containing:
- the LOC136926714 gene encoding melanocyte-stimulating hormone receptor-like — translated: MNFTIQGNLSKFNKYGLIYQEPIFAFIFGLNIFFAITATLGNILILIALNKVSTIHPPTKLFLRCLTVTDVCVGVIVHPLFATSLTQFPSGNEHILSLTVSVFSFTFCGVSFHTSAAISVDRLLALLLGLRYRLVVTLRRVRIAVVCLWFSGILEGLLYSFYSPDVGNSVAFVFTTISVFMSVFSYTKIFLKLRQHQVQAQQNAGHEQVNAGRIPLNIERYKKIVYSIAWVQLVLVVCYSPIVLYMILMTSRGKNDPGSIFLNSALTIAYFNSSLNPILYCWKIRDIRETVKNTVKNMFNFSG